The following are encoded together in the Pedobacter steynii genome:
- a CDS encoding ABC transporter substrate-binding protein: MHRIITHIFCGLFLLGIAACTHGTSDKEKKVFNMNLDQNLTSLDPAFARNQNALWMVNQIFNGLVQIDSNLNTLPCIAKSWKISDDGLSYTFNLRADVYFHDDPIFPDGKGRKVIASDFVYSFNRLIDPKVASSGSWIFSDKVKDIHNFVAINDSTFQIKLIKPFPPFLSLLTAQYCSVVPNEVVEHYGKDFRSHPIGTGPFKFKYWKEDEILVMVKNEKYWEKENGQPLPYLDAVKVTFISDKQSAFMNFIKKELDFFDKVDGSYRDDILTKSGNMTSKYKGKFKLRKGAYLCTEYAGFLVDTSKSIAKNSPLKYKKVRQAINYAIDKPKLIKYLRNSIGIPATSGFIPQGMPGFDSTAVKGYHYNPEKAARLLAEAGFPNGKGMPQVTLSTSTTYKDLMEFIQGELNAVGIKVKVDVSPNASLRDMMSKNAVNFFRGSWIADYGDAENYLAMFYSKNKVPDGPNYTGYFNKDFDRLFESSYYENDPKKRFLLNQQMDRMVIEYANIVPILYDQSIVMTQNNISGYPLNPLNLMILKTVRKK, encoded by the coding sequence ATGCATCGTATTATCACACATATTTTTTGCGGATTATTCCTTCTGGGCATTGCGGCTTGTACACATGGCACTTCTGATAAAGAGAAAAAGGTGTTTAATATGAACCTTGATCAGAACCTGACCTCTCTGGATCCCGCCTTTGCCAGGAACCAGAATGCGCTCTGGATGGTAAACCAGATTTTTAACGGACTGGTGCAGATAGACAGCAACTTAAATACACTGCCCTGCATTGCAAAAAGCTGGAAAATATCTGATGACGGGTTGAGTTATACTTTTAACCTCAGGGCTGATGTTTATTTCCATGATGACCCAATTTTCCCGGATGGAAAAGGGAGAAAGGTAATCGCTTCTGATTTTGTATATAGTTTTAACCGTTTAATAGACCCTAAAGTTGCCTCATCAGGAAGCTGGATCTTTAGTGATAAAGTAAAGGATATCCATAATTTTGTCGCTATAAATGACAGCACCTTTCAAATCAAACTCATTAAACCTTTTCCGCCCTTCCTCAGCTTACTGACTGCACAGTACTGTTCTGTAGTTCCGAATGAAGTAGTTGAGCATTATGGCAAAGATTTCCGAAGTCATCCAATAGGAACGGGTCCTTTCAAATTCAAGTATTGGAAAGAAGATGAAATTCTTGTCATGGTAAAAAATGAAAAATACTGGGAGAAAGAGAATGGCCAGCCTTTACCCTACCTGGATGCGGTGAAGGTCACTTTTATTAGCGACAAGCAGAGTGCCTTTATGAACTTTATCAAAAAAGAGCTTGATTTTTTCGATAAAGTTGACGGCAGTTACCGCGATGATATTTTAACTAAAAGCGGGAACATGACCAGCAAATACAAGGGCAAATTCAAACTTCGGAAAGGCGCTTATCTTTGTACGGAATATGCAGGTTTTCTGGTTGACACTTCTAAATCTATCGCCAAAAATTCGCCATTAAAATATAAGAAAGTACGTCAGGCAATTAACTACGCCATCGACAAGCCAAAACTAATTAAATACCTGAGGAACAGTATTGGAATCCCGGCAACTTCAGGTTTTATTCCCCAGGGCATGCCTGGATTTGACAGCACTGCGGTAAAGGGATATCATTATAATCCGGAGAAGGCGGCCAGGTTACTGGCTGAGGCTGGCTTCCCAAATGGAAAAGGTATGCCACAAGTTACCCTCAGTACCTCTACCACTTACAAAGACCTGATGGAATTTATTCAGGGGGAGCTGAATGCCGTAGGGATAAAGGTAAAGGTTGATGTGAGCCCGAATGCAAGCTTAAGAGATATGATGTCAAAAAATGCGGTAAATTTTTTCAGAGGTTCCTGGATCGCCGACTATGGGGACGCTGAAAATTACCTGGCCATGTTTTATTCCAAAAACAAAGTCCCGGATGGCCCCAACTATACCGGATACTTCAATAAAGATTTTGATCGTCTTTTTGAAAGCAGCTATTATGAAAACGATCCAAAAAAGCGCTTCCTTCTTAACCAACAAATGGATAGAATGGTGATAGAATATGCGAATATCGTTCCGATACTCTATGACCAGTCTATCGTTATGACTCAAAACAACATCAGTGGATATCCACTGAATCCTTTAAACCTGATGATTCTGAAAACAGTCAGGAAAAAATAA
- a CDS encoding NADPH-dependent FMN reductase, which translates to MVTIISGTNRPGSNTLKVAKYYQKALAEKGLQANIFSLEQLPDSLISSDLYGKRSPEFEPVQELMIKTSKFLFVIPEYNGSFPGVLKTFIDACQFPDSFYDKKAALVGISSGKYGNIRGIDHFGGVCSYLHLNVLPLRIHVSAIKTELNEQDDFFKEDTLKFSNQQMDKFIAF; encoded by the coding sequence ATGGTAACTATCATATCAGGAACAAACAGACCTGGAAGTAATACGCTGAAAGTAGCAAAATATTACCAGAAAGCACTAGCAGAAAAAGGATTACAAGCAAATATATTTAGTTTAGAGCAGTTACCGGACAGCCTGATTTCATCGGATTTATATGGAAAAAGAAGCCCTGAATTTGAACCGGTTCAGGAGTTGATGATCAAAACCAGCAAATTTCTATTCGTCATCCCCGAGTACAATGGCAGTTTTCCAGGGGTACTGAAAACTTTTATTGATGCCTGCCAGTTTCCAGATAGTTTTTACGATAAAAAGGCTGCCTTAGTGGGTATATCTTCAGGGAAATACGGCAACATCAGAGGCATTGATCATTTTGGTGGAGTTTGCAGTTACCTCCATTTAAATGTTCTTCCTTTAAGAATTCATGTTTCCGCTATTAAAACGGAATTGAATGAGCAGGATGATTTTTTTAAAGAAGATACTTTAAAGTTCAGCAATCAGCAAATGGATAAATTCATTGCTTTTTAA
- a CDS encoding ParA family protein yields the protein MSKIIALANQKGGVGKTTSSINLAASLAVLEYRTLLVDADPQANSTSGIGFDPRSIKNSIYECIINDIEPMDAIQKTETPNLDLLPAHIDLVGAEIEMINLNNREYKMKAVLEKIKDQYDFIIIDCSPSLGLITINALTAADSVIIPVQCEYFALEGLGKLLNTIKIVQNRLNTELEIEGILLTMYDVRLRLSNQVVEEVRTHFQELVFETIIQRNTRLSEAPSYGISVIMHDANCKGAINYLNLAREIVRKNGLVNEVQDVNTAII from the coding sequence ATGAGTAAAATTATTGCATTGGCAAATCAAAAAGGTGGTGTAGGTAAAACTACTTCATCTATAAACTTAGCCGCAAGTTTAGCCGTACTGGAATACAGAACTTTATTGGTTGACGCAGATCCTCAGGCAAACTCTACCTCTGGTATTGGCTTTGATCCAAGAAGTATAAAAAATAGCATCTACGAGTGTATCATCAATGATATCGAACCAATGGATGCGATACAGAAAACAGAAACCCCTAATTTAGATCTTTTGCCTGCACACATCGACCTGGTTGGTGCGGAGATTGAAATGATCAACCTGAACAACAGGGAGTATAAAATGAAGGCCGTTCTGGAGAAAATCAAGGATCAGTATGATTTTATCATTATTGACTGTTCTCCCTCTTTAGGTTTGATTACCATTAATGCACTTACTGCTGCAGATTCAGTAATTATTCCTGTTCAGTGTGAATATTTCGCCCTTGAAGGATTGGGAAAACTATTGAATACAATTAAAATTGTTCAGAACCGTTTAAATACTGAACTGGAAATCGAAGGTATTTTACTCACGATGTATGACGTCCGTTTACGTTTGTCAAATCAGGTAGTAGAAGAGGTAAGAACTCATTTCCAGGAATTGGTTTTTGAAACAATTATCCAAAGAAATACCCGCCTCAGCGAGGCACCTAGTTATGGTATATCTGTTATTATGCATGATGCAAATTGTAAAGGAGCGATCAACTATCTGAACCTGGCACGGGAAATCGTCCGCAAAAACGGATTGGTAAATGAAGTGCAGGATGTAAATACAGCAATTATATAA